TCCACCACCTGTCACTGATCCTCTGCCTGTAGATCATCAATACCCCCTCCATAAAGGCCTTATCGTAATAAGAAGTTTGCAAAGCTTCCTGACTTTGTCTATTCCTCTTACTCACCAGTGTTTGCATCCTTTATTGTTAATGTACATCGTCTCTATGAGCTAGCAACCTACAAAGAGGTTGTTTCTGATCCTCTTTGGCATACCACTATAGTTGAGGAACTTACAGCTCTTTATCAGACTCATACATGGGATCTGGTTCCGCTTCCGCCCGGAAAGCACACGATTGGTTGCCGCTGGGtatataaaatcaaaacaaattttGATGGATATGTTGAGCATTATAAAACCAGACTTGTTGCGAAAGGATACACGTAAAAGTATGGTATGGATTATAAGGAGACGTTTGCTCCTGTTGCAAAATAACGACTGTTCGCACCTTGATTTCAGTTTCTTCCATTCGCCAATGGAAAatttatcagatggatgtcaagaatgcGTTCTTGAATTGTGATCTTCATGAAGAAGTATACATGTCTCCTCCCATGGTATTGCTCACCAACCATGTGAAGTTTGTCGACTTCGAAAGgcactatatggcctcaaacaaccCCCTCATGTTTGGTTTGAGAAATTTTCTACAGTGATTACTTCACGTGGTTTTCAATCAAGTAACCATGATTCAACTCTATTTGTTCGATGTACGAATGCAGGTTGGATTATTCTTTCCTTATGACATGATTATTATTGGTGATGATCATGATGATATAGAGTCTTTAAAGCGTGATTTAACTCACCATTTTGCTATGAAATACTTGGGTTTGCTATGTTATTTCTTGGGGATTGGAGTTGCTTAGTCTCCAAAGGGTTATCTTTTATCTCAAACGAAATATATTTCAGATTTGTTTGAACGCACACGACTCACAGATAATCGGAAAGCTGATACGCCTATAGAGAGTAATGCAAAGTATTCTCCAACTGATGGTGTCCCATTATCATATCCAAGCCTTTATTGTACCATTGTAAGGAGTTTAGTTTACCTGACTGTCACTAGACCGGATATTGCTCATGCAGATCATGTGGTCAACACGTTTGTCATTGCTCCTACTACTGTATATTGGGGAGTTGTTCTTCGTATTTTGAGATATATACGTGGTACTCAGTTCCGTACTCTTGTGTTTCCATCTACATCCTCTCTTGACCTGCATACCTATAGTGATGCAAATTGGGATAGTGATATTTATGATCGTAAGTCCACTACTGGGTATTGTGTTTTTCTTGGATATTCATTGATATCatggaaaagcaagaaacaagatGTTGTCTCTCGCTCTTCTACAAAATCTGAGTATTGAGCCATGGCTATCGCCACTTGTGAGATTGTTTGGTTGAGGTGGCTTCTTGCAGATATGGGCGTTCACATCTCTCAGCCTACCCCTTTGTATTGTGACAACAAGAGTGTAATAATGATTGTTAATAATTCAATGATTCATGAGCGCACAAAACACATTGATATTGATTGTCATTTCACACGACATCATCTCCAGAAGGGCACTATCTCTTTTCCTTATATTTCTTCCACTTTGCAAAATCCTGATATTCTCACGAAGCCATTGATTGCTCATTGATTCCATTTTCTGTCTGACAAACTCTCAATGCTTATTGTTGTTGCATTGTGAGTTTAAAGGGGAGTGTTAGCCTAATAAGATTATGAACTTTATTTTGTATTGGGTCTTATGTCGGCCCATtggctagaaaaccctaattagctAGTCTATATATTGCCGTTTCCTTTCATTGTATATTTGTATTTCTCATTTGATaataatatgaaaccctaatcgttcTATATTTTGTTAGTTTTCATAAAGTATGTCATTAATATGTTTAGAGATGTTTAGGTTTTAAACATAGGCAAAAACCTCGAgttttgattaaaaataaatttaatcactaatttgataaacataacatatatgACATGGATACGAACTTAGAGATGTTTAGGTTTTAAACATAGGCAAAAACCTCGAgttttgattaaaaataaatttaatcactaatttgataaacataacatatatgACATGGATACGAACTTACAGATCTAATTTTTAGTTTGCATATAACCTAACATGATATTACAAAACCAATTTACAACATGTATCGAGAACACTGTTAGAAGGGCTTGATGTTAGTGTTTgtacaacatgtaatgccttttCTTTATACCACAGAAAACAAGTTACGACCTATCTTATGCAATATATAGATTGTACAAGGCCTAATTTTTTCATTATATACCACAGGGCctaatttttttcattatatatttttatttaaaaatacaaaattttaataaaGATAAAGACCATTTTTTCTTGTTCGTCATGCCGTTTAAGAATATGTTATTTTTCAGGATCGGCCGTGTTTGGGCACATATCCCATAAGATTTTTTTCCCCTTCAATGGGCTTTATAATGATACATatgtattattatgttttatttgtgtgttttaCTAGAAAAATCATTTAACGAAGATAATAAGTTTCAAGATCGAAACATACATACTTTTATGACATTGGTTATCGAATTACAAGCTATGGTAATATATATTTGTGGATAACCTTTATGATGAGTCTAATGATTAAGGAGTGAAATTTCATATAAAAGGTCAATGTCTCAAATTTTGCTCGTCTAGTGTTCTGTGATTGACATCTCACGTGGACCATAGGGGGGAAGGGTTGATGTAGACTGTATGATTTTCTACTTTTTATATTGGTATGAATATAAGTGGATGCACAAGGAAAATATAAGTAAATCGTATTTATGAAAATATATCACCTAACGTAACATATAATAGTTGATATTGACTAGGTGGGTATGCTTCCATTTAATTGTTATAACATATGAAATTAGGAGACTGGCAAAAAAAACATTGGTTGCAAAAAAGTGTTCGTTGAAATGCCATTTATATGGCATGAACTAAAGCCAATTTGAACTATTACTCAATAATATTTTAGCAATATAATTTTATTCATACGTAATCTTCAACCAGAGGCATACAACCATACATCTAGTTTCAACTAAATTTTGTCGTTAGAGTTTCATAGTAGTGCCTAGTATGAACAACACTAAAACGTGTGGGCATATTTGGTAAACGATGATACTTTTGGGTCCAATGTGACAAACAACTTAAAGTAAAGGGTCATAAGTGTATTTCACTAAATACAAAACAATTTCAGCTCTAAAATTGCCGGGTATGCCGTGTTCCAACACCACGTGGCGCCCGGCCATGATTTGAATTCGTCCGACGACGTACCCATCGGAAAAGCAAGATCACAACGAAACTCAACCTTGCAAATAAATCTTTACCCCAATATTTCACTCGTAATTCACTCACCACTCACACTCATCATCTTCCTTAAAAATCCCCATCGCCATTTCAATAGCAAATGTCAATAAATTGATTTGAATCGATTCGAAAGAAACCCAATCAGCCACCATTTTCCGATTTGATATGGCTTCCCGGAGGCTTGTATCCTCCCTTTTCCGCCGTGTTAAATCACCTTCAATCACAAAACTCCACAACCCACCGACCCCATGTCCACGTTACCGCCCTTCGCCGGCAGGTTTTCTGTTGAACCGGGCAGCGACAGCAGGATACTCAACGGCAGCCGCCGCACTCTCGTCGTCTCCGTCATCTTCCAAAACAACCGGAAAGATTACCGATGAATATACAGGTAAAGGTGCTGTGGGTCGCGTCTGTCAGGTGATCGGCGCCGTCGTGGACGTGCGGTTTGAAGATGGGTTGCCGCCGATCTCGACGGCGTTGGAGGTGATGGATCATTCGATCAGACTCGTGTTGGAGGTGGCGCAGCATATGGGAGAGAATATGGTGAGGACAATCGCCATGGATGGAACTGATGGACTTGTTAGAGGCCAAAAAGTTCTAAACACCGGATCTCCTATCCTTGTAAGACTTTTTCTTCTGTTAAATTACTCCATTTGAGACTTCAATTCCTTTCTTCAAGACTTCAATCGTAATCTCGATTCCATGTTACAGGTTCCGGTCGGCAGGGAGACACTCGGTCGTATTATAAATGTCATCGGAGAGCCTATTGACCACAGGGGTGAAATAAGTAAGCATTGCATTGCATCTTTACACCATTAATTATCTTCTCACTTTCTTCCCAATCTGATTCAAACTACTGACGCTTTTGATCGTTTGAATTTCAAAGAAACGAGTCACTATCTACCAATTCATCGTGAAGCTCCGGCATTCAATGATCAGGAAACCGAACAGCAGATCCTCATCACCGGAATCAAAGTGATCAAAAATTTCACTTATCATCTTTAATTTTTACGTTTCTCATTCGTTTTCCACTTGCAATTACAGGTTGTGGATCTTCTTGCTCCATATCAAAGAGGTGGGAAGATCGGGTTGTTTGGTGGTGCCGGCGTCGGGAAGACGGTGCTAATTATGGAACTCATTAACAATATCGCAAAGGCCCATGGTATGCAAGACCCTTTCAATTTCTTGTGTATGTAATGGAATACGAAGATTCATGTTTAATTCTGATCAGGTGGTTTCTCGGTGTTCGCCGGAGTTGGTGAAAGAACTCGAGAAGGAAATGATCTGTATCGAGAAATGATCGAGAGTGGTGTCATTAAGCTCGGAGAGCAACAAATGGAAAGCAAATGTGCGTTGGTGTACGGTCAAATGAATGAGCCCCCCGGTTCTCGTGCTCGTGTCGGACTCACCGGACTTACAGTCGCCGAACACTTCCGAGATGCTGAAGGACAGGACGTGCTTCTGTTCGTCGACAACATTTTCCGTTTCACTCAGGTGAAGCATATATCCAccattaatctctctctctctctctctctctctctctctctctctctctctcttccattAATGGATGGTTttcgtgtttgtttttttttccgGTAGGCGAACTCCGAGGTGTCTGCGTTGTTGGGACGTATTCCGTCAGCCGTCGGTTACCAGCCGACGTTAGCGACGGATCTTGGAGGCCTTCAGGAGCGTATTACGACAACCAAGAAAGGATCCATTACATCAGTGCAAGCTATCTACGTGCCGGCCGATGACTTGACGGATCCTGCTCCGGCAACCACCTTCGCTCATCTTGACGCCACCACCGTGCTTTCTCGACAGGTAGACTAGCTATCGTTCTATCATTCCTACCAAAACGCGATCTTTTTCCTGAATTTGGTGTAAAACTTTAATGTAGATTTCGGAGCTTGGAATCTATCCGGCTGTGGATCCATTGGATTCGACATCTAGAATGCTTTCTCCTCGTATTCTTGGTGAAGATCATTATAACACTACTCGTGGTGTTCAGAAGGTTCTTCAGAACTATAAGAATCTGCAGGATATCATCGCCATTTTAGGAATGGATGAGCTTAGTGAAGACGATAAACTCACTGTTGCTCGTGCTCGTAAGGTCCAGCGTTTCTTGAGTCAACCCTTCCACGTTGCAGAAGTCTTCACCGGCGCTCCGGGGAAGTACGTCGAGTTGAAGGAAAGCGTCGCCAGTTTCCAGGTATATAAAATTTTCCCCAATCCaatcttgtattttttttttttatttgaaaagttaaatcatatatgaaaataaaagtaaataaacgtgaattttcaaaaaaaaaaaaaaaactaaaaactaaaaatggtGTTAAAAATACTATAAGATATACCCACTTAAAAATGGTGTTCAAGTTCATGTCTACTAaaaatgtttgattatttattaataatctgaaaaatattagaatattatgGTCGCTATTATAGAAAATGGTGTTCAAGTTCATGTCTACTAaaaatgtttgattatttattaataatctgaaaaatattagaatattatgGTTGCTATTATAGATATCATCACTCACATGAATTGTTAAATTCCAGGGTATATAAAGAGTATTTCACTCATATAAATACACTAAGCAATTTTGTAGGGTACATATAAAATTTTCCAATATTAGATGTGAGATTCAAAGTCAACATTGTTATGGataaatgaataattaatgaTATGTGATGCAGGGTGTTATTGAAGGAAAATATGATGATCTTCCTGAGCAAGCTTTCTATATGGTTGGAGGAATCGATGAGGTGATTGCGAAAGCTGAGAAGATTGCGAAAGAGAATGCTAGTTAATTGTCATTGTTTTTGGTTTGCTTTATTTATAATACAATTTTATTCGGTGCATCCGGGTAGCTAGTTTAGTCATGAGTATCAGCACGACTCTTGAGCTCGTTTTTTTGTTTACATGTTTCTCGGTGGCTAACTGCCGATTTTTCGCCCCGAGAGGTGCATTTTAAGGCAATTAACTTATGTATTCCATTTTTGGACTAATAGAAATAAAATGTAGTATTGGTATGTTTGTGGTTTTAGTTCTTTTTAGATCTATGGTTCTTTTGTGTCATTGATTTCAAAGGATCTTGACAaagaaataagtttttttttaattgttattacGTGAGATCTTTTAAACCTAATGATCAATAGTCTGATTGACATGTAATGACGTTTTTATATATTGCTTGATTTGTTTAAACACTTATTTTTCAATGTGGTTTTGATGATAATTGGATGAATCATGAAAATAGTATATATGAGTAAAAACATTTAATTGAAAATATCTATGAAGACGTATACACTTTTACAGAATTACGAAAGTTTAAAAACTTCAAgcgaaaaataaaaacaaaagatgttatttttaatttagtGATATATCAATAAACTGTTTAGTGATACGATATCATTTTCTTAGGTATCATTTTCTAATGTTGTTTTAGCTAATTTTTATGGAAACGGCTTTTATAATCTTTTGAGTATTTGTTTTTAAGAAAAAAGTTCGAATTGAAAGAAGAGAAACCGAATAAGAACTTAAAGTTTTCAATttaaacaaaaactataaatctAAAACCTACTTAAAAAGTAGTTTTTGAacttttaatttttagtttttttacgaTAAAGTTATTACTATTTTCTTTAtacacttttataaataaaagttttagtttACATTTACTAGCTTTTTCTTTCAAGTTCTAGCAGTCAGGTTTCAATTCCGACTACCGGTTAGGTTTTTCCGATATACTTCttgatttttttcttatttgagGTTGGATATACATCTATTTATAGAGATAAAtatagttttattaaattaaaaaaaaaaaattaaaaaaataaaaataaaacccaGATCTTGAACAACATCTCCTGAACGTCTAAAGTTTGCACCATCTTCAACATTCACCATTGTGGATACGACGTACCTTCAAATCCAATCTTCTTCGCCACTTCAACAATGTTGGAGTAGCTCCTTGACCATCGTGACCACTCTCTCTGCTCGCCACTAGATTGCAAATAGTCTGAATCCATGTAAATAGATACATATAGTTTCATCAGATGAGAAGCGGGTAATCTATCCACAAATCGAGCAAAAAAAACTTCAAGGTACGACTCTTGCAAGCTTTTGGAATCTCACTCTGCTTGAGCATTTGGAGCTCCAATGGAAGAACATATGGGGTCATGTACGATGTCTAGCTATATTTGTGAACATAACCCTAAAAATAACCCGATTTTTTGGGTCTCATGATTTTCTATGTCTTGTTACTTGCATTTGGCGTTGAATCATCTCAGAAGGTGAGCTAATATGTTTATCAGACTTGCAACTTTAATTTTTATGAGTTAACAGTCTAAAACTCAATAGAAATATTGAAATTTTACTCAACATGGATCATCATATTTGTAGAGAGACCTaacaaaaattgaaataaattaggAACCTCACACCTGATCATCGCCGAAGAATTTGTTCGCCTACGGTCTAAGTTCTTTAGGTCGAAGAAGATTGATACGAAACATAGACAATTTAACAAGTTGTGTGTGGGAGGATAGTGGTGGATTCAATGTTAGATGAGAACAATTTGTTGTGGTATTTGAGATCTATGAATGGAGGGGCAAATCGGTAAGAGTTCTGAAACAGAGAGattgaatatgattttttttaatgattttttagAGATGGAACCATCATTACACATTGGGGAAAAAAATAAGAAGACAGGAGACAGAAGAAGCATTGTAGTAAACttcatatacacacacacaatgtTTTAAAACCTGAGTTTTTAGTTGACCTCGTGTGATGACCGGTTTACGGGTCAACCCGGTTTATGGTCTTTTTctattttcatatatattttttacttTCGAGCATAACGCATAaacatataaaactaataagttgatgtccacaaagtttaaacattgaaaaaaatatcaaaacatgatatagatcaatctaaactcaataatagatcaatctaaactCAATAAACAACCATATagagtacaaaaacaaaacaagACATAGTTTTGACGTTCGCTACATGTATCCAAGCCCTATTAAAACGGGTCAATCCGGTTTTAACTGGTTCGATATAACGGTTCGATcgcggtttaggggaaacccgaCCGGTTCGATCCGGTCCGTATTTTTACAAAAAACCATTCTCAATTGACCCATCTTCTACCTCGGGTCACTATCCAACCGGTTGAACCGGCCGGGTCGacccgggttttaaaacattatatatatatatatatatatatatatatatatatatatatatatatatattactcaaaaagtaaaaaaaaaaaaaaaaaaagccttgTAATCTAGATTTAACCGGTGAAACCGGGAAAAATACGTTCACTACCCATAAATTACTTGTTTTTATAGACAAATATCCATTTTTAACAATAGAatctaataaaaatatttttaaatcgtGGACAAATGGATGTGGTCGTTAATAACAAATCCATAACAAATATATTTCTTGGTTTCAAGTGTTTGGCTTAACATCAACCACACTGAATTACTTGTTCTATAGACAAATATCCACTTTCTCTAATAATaaattctaataaaaaaatatttttaaatcgtGGACAAATGGAAATGGTCGTTAATAACAAAACTATTCCTTAGACTTACCCGCCCTTTTCCAAAACCTCAATGAATATAAATACAACCACTTTCGTACACCTATGTTGTTGATTCCATCTCTTGTCAACAATTTCAATTTGGGTAATTCACTTAGGGTTTCACCTATAATCATCACATTCGTAAGGTTAGCTACTCATCAATTTTTCTCTAATATTGTTTGATAATTTATGGTTTCTTGATTTCTTCAGCTATGGCGTATCAATCCAGCGAAAAAGACATCACAGATGATTTTAAAATGCAAAGGATCGGGAACTTTCTCAGTTGTGCTTCGAGAGGTGATAGGGTTGGGCTTAATATGATGTTGAGAGAGGGCATTTCTCCTAATGTGCAGGATTATGATAACAGAACTGCTCTTCATCTTGCTGCCAGTGAAGGTCATGCTTCGATTGTAGAGCTTCTTCTACACTACAAGGCCGATGTTAATCTCGATGATAGATGGCACAGAACTGTAAGACTTAGGTTTTCGTTGTTAATTTTTTTAGGGTTTCAAAATCGGATTGTCGATTGGATGATAAGATTTAACAACAATTAATGTAATTCAATCCTTTTCTCGATGAATTCTAGCCTTTGACAGATGCAAGATTATATGGACATCGAGATATTTGCAG
The genomic region above belongs to Lactuca sativa cultivar Salinas chromosome 4, Lsat_Salinas_v11, whole genome shotgun sequence and contains:
- the LOC111909978 gene encoding ATP synthase subunit beta, mitochondrial; translation: MASRRLVSSLFRRVKSPSITKLHNPPTPCPRYRPSPAGFLLNRAATAGYSTAAAALSSSPSSSKTTGKITDEYTGKGAVGRVCQVIGAVVDVRFEDGLPPISTALEVMDHSIRLVLEVAQHMGENMVRTIAMDGTDGLVRGQKVLNTGSPILVPVGRETLGRIINVIGEPIDHRGEIKTSHYLPIHREAPAFNDQETEQQILITGIKVVDLLAPYQRGGKIGLFGGAGVGKTVLIMELINNIAKAHGGFSVFAGVGERTREGNDLYREMIESGVIKLGEQQMESKCALVYGQMNEPPGSRARVGLTGLTVAEHFRDAEGQDVLLFVDNIFRFTQANSEVSALLGRIPSAVGYQPTLATDLGGLQERITTTKKGSITSVQAIYVPADDLTDPAPATTFAHLDATTVLSRQISELGIYPAVDPLDSTSRMLSPRILGEDHYNTTRGVQKVLQNYKNLQDIIAILGMDELSEDDKLTVARARKVQRFLSQPFHVAEVFTGAPGKYVELKESVASFQGVIEGKYDDLPEQAFYMVGGIDEVIAKAEKIAKENAS